TGCAGGTTCCGTCAACCAACGGAGATAATCATCGCTATAATTCTCTTTGACAAAATCATTGGTTAGTCCTTCCCATTTGCCATAACGTAATTCTTTTAAGCCATCTCGAAATTGCATTTCCATGCCGATCGCTTTGCATAATGGTGTGGCTGTGGCGATCGTGCGTCTCATGGGACTGACAAATACGGCATCCCATGCGATCGCTTTATAAGCATCGCCAAAGGCTACTGCCATTTTTTCACCATTCTCAGTTAACTCAGGATCAAGCTCTCCACAATAGCCGCCAGTACGACTATAGGCAGTTTCTCCATGACGAAGCAGGTATAGTTTTAAGCTCATAATTCCTTATTGATTTGCTCCCCTCTCCCATTGGGAGAGGGGCTGGGGGTGAGGGCTTAATGGGGATAACGCCAGTTCACGATTTCAGGCATATCGATACCATGCTCGTAAGCATATCGACGACAATCAATTTGTTGATTGAGCAAAGCTTCCTTCGCATGAGCGCCGATATTTTTGAGCTTCGGTACACGATCAATTACATCGATCGCCAGACTAAAACGATCAACTTGGTTATTGATGGCAAGTTCCAAAGGCGTATTGATATTCCCCTTCTCCTTGTAACCGCGCACATGCAGATTTTTGTGATTGGTGCGGCGATAGGCGAGACGGTGAATCAACCAAGGATAACCGTGGAAGTTGAAAATAATTGGCTTATCAGTGGTGAAGAGCGAATCAAAATCGCGATCGCTTAAACCGTGAGGATGTTCAGTATCAGGCTGTAGCTTGAACAAATCCACAACATTGATAAAACGGATCTTCAACTCTGGGAAATGCTCCCATAACAAGATTGTGGCGGCTAAAGCCTCTTGAGTTAGAATATCCCCACAACCTACC
This genomic stretch from Pseudanabaena galeata CCNP1313 harbors:
- a CDS encoding histidine phosphatase family protein translates to MSLKLYLLRHGETAYSRTGGYCGELDPELTENGEKMAVAFGDAYKAIAWDAVFVSPMRRTIATATPLCKAIGMEMQFRDGLKELRYGKWEGLTNDFVKENYSDDYLRWLTEPAWNPPTGGETAVQLASRASFVVAEIQEMYPSGNVLVVSHKATIRVILCGLLGIDMGRYRDRIDVPAASLSVVQFGALGPMLKILGDRSFMDADLRSLSGT